In Mangrovivirga cuniculi, the following proteins share a genomic window:
- a CDS encoding tetratricopeptide repeat protein — MASNYLKLEKPSLARTSIDNAKKLQPANANFYLLSGEIALVEGDTSRAVEEFNKAIQMDKKLISGPLKLIQISLDQGRVDEALNYFEQFPQSTISDNDELNYLYLKTKLAAGEEEFYFTEVDSIGNTSKYNTLLIKEAGDWMKERRRYLASIDYYNRIPEKSEQWLPASLSKAESLGILGRSREALDVYNNILERFSDNEEAIAGKEAIEEKIALYLRWKQRQRKNDSLSSQPLKPKSLDLNNK, encoded by the coding sequence TTGGCTAGTAATTATTTGAAATTAGAGAAGCCTTCATTGGCTAGAACCAGTATAGATAACGCAAAAAAGTTACAACCCGCAAACGCTAACTTTTACCTTTTAAGTGGAGAAATTGCACTAGTTGAAGGAGATACTTCCAGAGCAGTTGAGGAATTTAATAAAGCTATTCAAATGGATAAGAAGCTTATTTCAGGTCCGCTAAAGTTGATTCAGATAAGTTTGGATCAGGGCAGAGTTGATGAAGCTTTAAATTATTTCGAACAATTTCCTCAATCCACTATATCTGATAATGACGAGTTAAACTATTTGTATCTCAAAACTAAATTAGCAGCAGGGGAGGAGGAGTTCTATTTTACTGAAGTAGACAGTATAGGTAATACCAGCAAATACAATACTTTACTTATTAAAGAGGCTGGAGATTGGATGAAAGAGAGGCGGAGGTATCTGGCTTCTATTGACTATTATAACAGAATCCCTGAGAAAAGTGAGCAATGGCTACCTGCTTCGTTATCAAAAGCAGAATCCCTGGGGATATTAGGTAGATCAAGAGAAGCCTTAGATGTTTATAACAATATACTCGAAAGATTTTCTGATAATGAGGAAGCGATTGCAGGGAAGGAGGCAATTGAAGAAAAAATTGCTTTATATTTGCGCTGGAAGCAACGGCAGAGGAAGAACGATAGTTTATCTTCGCAACCGCTGAAACCAAAAAGTTTAGATTTGAATAATAAATAA